One Glycocaulis abyssi DNA window includes the following coding sequences:
- a CDS encoding inner membrane-spanning protein YciB, whose product MSTNGKTIGQGARLLVDVGPAAVFMISYNIANRVLDEGAIYWSTGLFMAATAIALAYAAISQKRFPPMLVVTFVIVTLFGAMTIYLQDPIFIFIKPTIINLLFAFTILFSFAFGFNVWKALFSSVFEMPERIWTILAIRWALFFIFLAAVNEVLWRHITDSVVVDSARMFDWLELSEAFWVNFRLLGTYPIFAVFVALNIPITLKWARAPGEGDDEEGGDASATGEEIPQGETAGSEPDATPAR is encoded by the coding sequence ATGAGCACGAACGGCAAGACAATCGGACAGGGAGCAAGGCTGCTGGTTGATGTCGGCCCGGCTGCGGTCTTCATGATCAGCTATAATATCGCCAACCGGGTGCTGGACGAGGGCGCGATCTACTGGTCGACCGGGCTGTTCATGGCCGCGACCGCGATTGCGCTGGCCTATGCGGCGATCTCCCAGAAGCGTTTCCCGCCGATGCTGGTCGTCACCTTCGTGATCGTCACCCTCTTTGGCGCGATGACGATCTATCTGCAGGACCCGATCTTCATCTTCATCAAGCCGACCATCATCAACCTGCTGTTTGCGTTCACGATCCTGTTCAGCTTTGCTTTCGGCTTCAATGTGTGGAAGGCGCTCTTCTCGTCCGTGTTCGAGATGCCCGAACGCATCTGGACCATTCTGGCGATCCGCTGGGCGCTGTTCTTCATCTTCCTGGCGGCGGTCAACGAAGTGCTGTGGCGCCACATCACCGACAGCGTGGTGGTGGATTCTGCGCGCATGTTCGACTGGCTGGAGCTGTCGGAAGCCTTCTGGGTCAATTTCCGCCTTCTGGGCACCTATCCGATCTTCGCGGTCTTCGTGGCCCTCAACATCCCGATCACGCTGAAATGGGCGCGCGCACCCGGCGAGGGTGATGATGAGGAAGGTGGCGATGCAAGCGCGACCGGCGAGGAAATTCCGCAAGGCGAGACCGCTGGGAGCGAACCGGACGCCACGCCTGCACGGTAG
- a CDS encoding DUF1223 domain-containing protein: protein MMLIPALLAFALTDACASYPAGIGETPNPDHSEQTPVVVELFTSQGCPPCVEANRRFGELAARDGVIALSYGVDYWDMFGWEDQFAQPAFADRQKDYIRAGEANRVFTPHFVINGGPERLRFTRDDVPARVATSLPLNGDIALSRLSGQRLRLELDGPARENPAEVWAVTYRPGLIVVPIDGGRNAGAEMEHHNTVAALERLDDWHGGHYALEFAGPAEDFGLAVLVQDGPGGRLVAASRLRD, encoded by the coding sequence ATGATGTTGATCCCAGCTCTTCTTGCTTTCGCGCTCACCGATGCCTGTGCCAGCTACCCCGCCGGCATTGGCGAAACGCCCAATCCGGATCATTCCGAGCAGACGCCGGTCGTGGTGGAGCTGTTTACCAGCCAGGGCTGCCCGCCCTGCGTGGAGGCCAATCGCCGTTTTGGTGAGCTGGCTGCGCGCGATGGCGTCATCGCGCTCTCCTATGGCGTAGATTACTGGGACATGTTCGGCTGGGAGGACCAGTTCGCCCAGCCCGCCTTTGCTGACCGCCAGAAGGATTATATCCGCGCCGGTGAGGCGAACCGCGTCTTCACGCCCCATTTTGTCATCAATGGCGGGCCGGAGCGTCTGCGCTTCACCCGTGATGACGTGCCGGCCCGGGTTGCGACCAGCTTGCCGCTGAACGGCGATATCGCCCTGTCACGCCTGTCCGGTCAGCGGCTTCGTCTGGAACTTGATGGCCCGGCTCGTGAAAACCCGGCCGAGGTATGGGCCGTCACCTACCGTCCCGGCCTGATCGTGGTGCCTATTGATGGCGGGCGCAATGCCGGGGCCGAGATGGAGCACCATAATACGGTGGCCGCGCTGGAGCGCCTCGATGACTGGCATGGCGGGCATTACGCGCTGGAATTTGCCGGTCCGGCGGAGGATTTCGGCCTGGCCGTGCTGGTGCAGGATGGCCCCGGCGGCCGGCTCGTCGCTGCCTCGCGCCTGCGCGACTAG
- a CDS encoding DUF4340 domain-containing protein yields the protein MIRYRLFGRRARRAFVIALCGFALLALGSAALVSDALRDARRDVSGPVLPGWSDMAGRAAGIEIITSDNLFRMERTENGWTMPSRGNYPVRAEYLAELDAGLSSLSYTAALTQDPARFDRLGLDDPALGGSGTSLVITDADGNRLASLIVGDTRGDNRLYIRTGRQERAFAVEGSLPDIADPGRWLGLDFFNLEPSRIARAYIVPESGPAYILERESPAARNFDLASPRTWQLITAGAANGVANAGARVRFRDVGEAGDDAGAPIALHRASTFDGLVYEYRFFREEGAIRAQISVDASNHDVMDEASTLHRHVEGFWFVVSGDAYERMTRPLEQAATRSVTPVTE from the coding sequence ATGATCCGCTACCGCCTGTTTGGCCGCCGCGCCCGGCGCGCCTTTGTCATCGCGCTTTGCGGCTTCGCGCTTCTGGCCCTGGGCAGCGCCGCTCTTGTCAGCGATGCCTTGCGTGACGCGCGCCGGGACGTGTCCGGCCCGGTCCTGCCGGGCTGGAGCGACATGGCAGGCCGCGCTGCGGGTATCGAGATCATCACCTCTGACAATCTGTTCCGTATGGAGCGGACAGAAAATGGCTGGACCATGCCCTCGCGCGGAAACTATCCGGTACGCGCGGAATATCTGGCCGAGCTGGATGCGGGATTATCATCGCTGAGCTATACGGCTGCGCTGACCCAGGATCCGGCCCGGTTTGACCGGCTGGGCCTGGATGATCCCGCCCTTGGCGGATCCGGCACCAGCCTGGTCATCACCGATGCGGACGGGAACAGGCTCGCCTCGCTAATCGTGGGTGATACGCGCGGAGACAACCGGCTCTATATCCGCACAGGCAGGCAGGAGCGCGCCTTTGCCGTTGAGGGCAGCCTGCCCGACATTGCCGATCCGGGGCGCTGGCTGGGCCTTGATTTCTTCAATCTGGAGCCGTCGCGCATTGCGCGGGCCTATATCGTGCCGGAAAGCGGCCCGGCCTATATTCTCGAGCGCGAAAGCCCGGCCGCGCGCAATTTCGATCTGGCCAGCCCGCGCACATGGCAGCTCATCACGGCCGGGGCCGCCAACGGTGTGGCCAATGCCGGCGCGCGCGTGCGCTTTCGCGATGTGGGTGAGGCGGGTGACGATGCAGGCGCGCCGATAGCGCTTCACCGGGCATCGACCTTTGACGGGCTGGTCTACGAATACCGCTTTTTCCGCGAAGAAGGCGCGATCCGCGCGCAGATCAGCGTCGATGCCAGTAATCACGACGTGATGGACGAGGCTTCAACCCTGCACCGTCATGTGGAGGGGTTCTGGTTTGTGGTGAGCGGGGATGCCTATGAGCGCATGACGCGTCCGCTGGAGCAGGCCGCCACGCGCTCTGTCACGCCGGTGACCGAATAA
- a CDS encoding Gldg family protein, with protein MNPARLLALVASGLVAGFVGLNLLAGVFADGVRLDLTEGRLYRLSPGTIEVINRLEEPVALNFYYSRGAAARYPALRAYGARVRELLRGVAARSGGRIQLSEIDPQPFSPAEDAAIAAGLEAVPTEDGGQLFFGLTGTNTLDGTRIIAFFDPAEEARLEYEIVRVIAELERARTPVIAIISSLPFAPGPDGRSANPIIDALAQTYDVRWLDERFTAIPDADALFLLHPPNLTEEQLYLADQFALRRGRVLAALDPLAHLALRTGPDGLPPVNALRTSRLPRLLTRWGVGYDPSYVAMDREHGLPVQVSEAGRTRTRAYPLWFSVPPSGLSDAMPATSALSQGVNFGSPGLLEPLGGQASFNPLIVTGQDGARMDGDIAATSPSPDALQRDYVPDSNAPLTLAAQLSGPISTAFPDGPPAGEIRFEASAHIEGPAQAEIIVIADADWLDPAFYLRADGASGDQMVADNLALMLNLADTLAGDPALVNLRSRSGSARPMVRVEALRAEAETRFRELQDGLRAELADAEGSLARLSAAGEASTLGGAGAASAARADALRERIVAARAALRDVERGFRREIVALENRLQFWTIWVPPLLVIVMAVATTLIRRRRRT; from the coding sequence ATGAATCCGGCACGGCTTCTCGCGCTCGTCGCCTCCGGGCTGGTGGCAGGCTTTGTCGGCCTGAACCTGCTGGCGGGCGTGTTTGCCGACGGCGTGCGCCTCGATCTGACCGAGGGGCGGCTCTACCGGCTCAGCCCCGGCACGATCGAGGTCATCAACCGGCTGGAAGAGCCGGTCGCGCTGAATTTCTACTATTCGCGCGGCGCGGCGGCGCGTTATCCGGCGCTGCGGGCCTATGGCGCGCGCGTGCGCGAGCTTTTGCGCGGTGTCGCGGCGCGCTCTGGCGGACGCATCCAGCTTTCAGAGATCGACCCGCAGCCTTTCAGCCCGGCAGAGGACGCGGCCATCGCCGCCGGTCTTGAAGCGGTGCCAACCGAGGATGGCGGACAGCTTTTCTTTGGCCTGACCGGCACCAACACGCTGGACGGAACGCGTATCATCGCCTTTTTCGATCCGGCAGAAGAAGCCCGGCTGGAATACGAGATCGTCCGGGTGATCGCGGAGCTGGAGCGCGCGCGCACGCCCGTCATCGCCATCATCTCCTCCCTGCCTTTCGCGCCGGGACCGGATGGACGCTCAGCCAATCCGATCATCGATGCGCTGGCGCAGACCTATGATGTGCGCTGGCTGGATGAGCGTTTCACCGCCATTCCCGACGCAGACGCGCTCTTCCTCCTGCACCCGCCCAACCTCACCGAGGAGCAGCTTTATCTTGCCGACCAGTTTGCGCTGCGCCGGGGCCGCGTGCTGGCCGCTCTCGATCCGCTGGCCCATCTGGCGCTGCGCACCGGGCCGGACGGATTGCCGCCGGTCAATGCGCTGCGCACCTCGCGCCTGCCGCGCCTGCTGACGCGCTGGGGGGTGGGCTATGATCCAAGCTATGTGGCGATGGACCGCGAGCATGGCCTGCCCGTTCAGGTCAGCGAGGCAGGGCGCACCCGCACGCGCGCCTATCCGCTCTGGTTCTCAGTGCCGCCCTCCGGCCTGTCAGACGCCATGCCGGCAACTTCAGCCCTGTCACAAGGGGTGAATTTCGGCTCGCCCGGCCTGCTGGAACCGCTGGGCGGGCAGGCGAGCTTCAATCCGCTTATTGTGACCGGGCAGGACGGGGCGCGCATGGACGGCGATATCGCGGCGACCTCGCCCTCGCCGGACGCGCTGCAGCGCGATTATGTGCCCGATAGCAATGCGCCGCTGACACTGGCCGCGCAGCTGTCCGGTCCTATCAGCACGGCCTTTCCTGACGGCCCGCCTGCCGGTGAGATACGCTTTGAGGCATCGGCGCATATCGAGGGGCCGGCGCAAGCGGAGATCATCGTCATCGCCGATGCGGACTGGCTGGACCCTGCCTTCTATCTGCGCGCTGACGGGGCGAGCGGAGACCAGATGGTCGCCGACAATCTGGCACTGATGCTGAACCTTGCTGACACGCTGGCGGGTGATCCGGCCCTGGTCAATCTGCGCTCACGCAGCGGATCGGCCCGTCCCATGGTGCGTGTCGAAGCCCTGCGCGCCGAGGCGGAAACACGCTTTCGCGAGCTGCAGGACGGGCTGCGCGCGGAGCTGGCCGATGCCGAAGGGTCTCTGGCCCGCCTGAGCGCCGCCGGGGAAGCCTCCACGCTGGGGGGGGCCGGGGCGGCAAGCGCGGCACGCGCCGACGCATTGAGGGAACGGATTGTCGCGGCCCGCGCCGCCTTGCGCGATGTGGAGCGCGGTTTCCGGCGTGAAATCGTGGCACTGGAAAACCGGCTGCAGTTCTGGACCATCTGGGTGCCGCCCTTGCTGGTCATCGTGATGGCCGTGGCGACCACCCTGATCCGGCGGAGGCGGCGCACATGA
- a CDS encoding ABC transporter permease: MTALWAVFRRELAAYFETPLAWVFLTAFAIAAPSFAWHVGRLFDTGRADLTPLFDYLPWLLMVLMPALAMRAWAEERETGTLEMLLAAPIPLWAAALAKFLAAWSLAALALALTFPLWMAVNYLGHPDNAAIATAYFGGLLLAGGYLAISQALSATTSNQVVAFVLAMGVCLILTAAGLPLVLDAVAAHLPGVFAEAMAGLSALSRFESLRRGVISLADLIYFLSLIATGLALAMALIDTRRGGGR; encoded by the coding sequence ATGACCGCGCTGTGGGCCGTCTTCAGGCGCGAGCTTGCCGCCTATTTCGAAACCCCGCTGGCCTGGGTGTTCCTGACCGCCTTTGCCATCGCCGCGCCGAGCTTTGCCTGGCATGTGGGCCGGCTTTTCGATACGGGCCGGGCCGATCTGACCCCGCTTTTTGACTATCTGCCCTGGCTTCTCATGGTACTGATGCCCGCGCTGGCCATGCGCGCCTGGGCCGAGGAGCGCGAGACCGGCACGCTGGAAATGCTGCTGGCCGCGCCGATACCGCTATGGGCCGCGGCGCTGGCGAAGTTCCTCGCCGCATGGAGCCTTGCGGCGCTGGCGCTGGCGCTAACCTTCCCCTTGTGGATGGCCGTCAATTATCTGGGCCATCCGGACAATGCCGCGATTGCCACCGCCTATTTTGGCGGGCTGCTTCTGGCAGGGGGATATCTCGCGATCTCGCAGGCCCTGTCGGCGACCACCTCCAACCAGGTCGTCGCCTTTGTGCTGGCCATGGGGGTGTGCCTCATCCTGACGGCCGCCGGCCTGCCGCTGGTGCTGGACGCGGTGGCGGCGCATCTGCCGGGCGTGTTTGCCGAGGCGATGGCGGGCCTGTCAGCCCTGTCACGCTTTGAATCGCTGCGGCGCGGCGTTATCAGCCTGGCCGATCTCATCTATTTCCTCTCGCTCATCGCAACGGGCCTTGCGCTGGCCATGGCGCTGATCGACACGCGGCGCGGAGGCGGACGATGA
- a CDS encoding ABC transporter ATP-binding protein, which translates to MIDAHDLVKHFGPTRAVDGISFSAAKGEVVALLGPNGAGKSTTMRMLTGCLEPDSGTAAIAGHDVVRARRAAQSALGYLPEGAPAYPAMTPRAFTRFHLRVRGFTGKALRNAAELALERARMGETANRPIGMLSKGFKRRAALAAAIAHDPAVLVLDEPTDGLDPNQKDGVRALIRMMAPEKTILISTHLLDEVEAICTRAIVITGGRIVSDTTPAGLIGSAPDQSLAGAFRMLTGNSAEQSAAKLKRSRKRPSA; encoded by the coding sequence ATGATAGACGCGCATGACCTTGTGAAGCATTTCGGCCCCACGCGCGCGGTCGATGGCATCAGTTTTTCGGCTGCAAAGGGCGAGGTTGTTGCCCTGCTCGGCCCGAACGGGGCTGGCAAATCCACCACGATGCGCATGCTGACCGGGTGTCTGGAACCGGATTCCGGCACAGCCGCGATTGCCGGCCATGATGTGGTGCGCGCACGCCGCGCAGCCCAGAGCGCGCTTGGCTATCTGCCCGAAGGTGCACCCGCCTACCCGGCCATGACACCGCGCGCCTTTACCCGGTTTCATCTGCGTGTGCGCGGCTTTACCGGCAAGGCGCTTCGCAACGCAGCCGAGCTGGCGCTGGAGCGCGCGCGCATGGGCGAGACTGCCAACCGGCCCATCGGCATGCTCTCCAAAGGGTTCAAGCGCCGTGCGGCGCTGGCCGCCGCGATTGCCCACGATCCGGCCGTTCTCGTCCTTGATGAGCCGACCGACGGGCTGGATCCCAACCAGAAGGACGGGGTGCGCGCCCTGATCCGCATGATGGCGCCGGAGAAAACCATATTGATCTCGACCCATCTGCTCGATGAAGTCGAGGCGATATGCACCCGCGCGATTGTCATCACAGGCGGGCGTATTGTCAGCGATACAACGCCCGCCGGCCTGATTGGCAGCGCGCCGGACCAGAGCCTTGCCGGTGCCTTCCGGATGCTGACGGGCAACAGCGCCGAGCAATCGGCCGCAAAGCTGAAACGCAGCCGCAAGAGGCCATCCGCATGA
- a CDS encoding DUF2794 domain-containing protein, producing MTPLDAQAGSPKVMFDRRELDTILRVYGMMVAAGEWRDYAIDGLKDRAEFSVFRHAAEFPLYRIVKTPADARKQGAWKIVSATGVILRRGHELAQVLKVFDKARLRLA from the coding sequence ATGACACCACTGGACGCGCAAGCTGGCAGCCCCAAGGTGATGTTCGATCGCCGCGAGCTGGATACGATTTTGCGTGTCTATGGCATGATGGTGGCGGCGGGCGAATGGCGCGACTACGCCATTGACGGCCTCAAGGACCGCGCGGAGTTTTCCGTTTTCCGCCACGCGGCGGAGTTTCCCCTCTACCGTATCGTCAAGACGCCTGCCGATGCGCGAAAGCAGGGCGCGTGGAAGATCGTTTCGGCCACCGGCGTGATCCTCAGGCGCGGCCATGAGCTGGCGCAGGTGCTGAAAGTTTTCGACAAGGCGCGGCTAAGGCTGGCGTGA
- a CDS encoding Bax inhibitor-1 family protein — translation MNQFSRPAYGAGTLDTSVDAGLRSFMLGVYNKMALGLLVSGALAFLIGSAAIPALTQAVLTPPLIFVVQFGPIALLFGSMFFMRNPSPVGSAVLYWAIVALIGSGLSIWVALALSGVAGETMSGTTLNITFGTIAQAFAITAAAFLGLSLYGYTTKTNLQPLRVFLFMGVLGVIAIGIINSFFIQSSGMEMIIQLAVLVLMAGVTAWQTQNLKLTYASIAGDQRSMAVMTNYGALNLYIAFVNMFQVILMLLGNRD, via the coding sequence ATGAACCAGTTTTCCAGACCCGCCTATGGCGCAGGCACGCTCGACACAAGCGTCGATGCCGGGCTTCGCAGCTTCATGCTGGGCGTCTACAACAAGATGGCCCTTGGCCTTCTTGTGTCGGGCGCGCTGGCCTTCCTGATCGGCAGTGCGGCCATTCCGGCCCTGACACAGGCCGTGCTGACCCCGCCGCTGATCTTTGTCGTCCAGTTTGGTCCCATCGCGCTGCTGTTCGGCTCGATGTTCTTCATGCGTAACCCCTCTCCGGTCGGATCGGCGGTGCTGTACTGGGCGATTGTCGCGCTGATCGGCTCTGGCCTGTCCATCTGGGTGGCGCTGGCCCTGTCGGGCGTTGCCGGCGAAACCATGTCGGGCACGACGCTGAACATCACCTTCGGCACCATCGCGCAGGCTTTTGCCATCACGGCCGCGGCCTTCCTGGGCCTGTCGCTCTATGGCTACACCACGAAGACGAACCTGCAGCCCTTGCGCGTCTTCCTCTTCATGGGCGTGCTGGGCGTGATCGCCATCGGTATCATCAACAGCTTCTTCATCCAGTCGAGCGGCATGGAAATGATTATCCAGCTGGCCGTGCTGGTGCTGATGGCAGGCGTGACCGCCTGGCAGACGCAGAACCTGAAGCTGACCTATGCCAGCATTGCAGGCGACCAGCGCTCCATGGCCGTGATGACCAATTACGGCGCGCTGAACCTCTACATCGCGTTCGTGAACATGTTCCAGGTCATCCTGATGCTGCTGGGCAATCGCGACTAG
- the trmB gene encoding tRNA (guanosine(46)-N7)-methyltransferase TrmB — MSEEKPASSRRLYGRAKGHALSARQQHLVDTMLPGLSWADEGAVDPQALLPGFKAHVLEIGFGASEHLIGQAARASDTGFIGIEPFLNGVAKALTGIEEHGLSNVRVKRADARDEIERMPDAAFDRVFLLFPDPWPKKRHAFRRFVQADTAAQLSRILKPGGRLRVATDVRVYADWALPLLLDVPELQWTAACADDWRVAPEDHITTRYQSKHLGDIDPVFMDFERKAA, encoded by the coding sequence ATGAGCGAGGAAAAGCCCGCCTCCTCCCGGCGCCTTTACGGGCGGGCCAAGGGCCATGCCCTGTCGGCGCGCCAGCAGCATCTGGTGGATACGATGCTGCCGGGCCTTAGCTGGGCCGATGAGGGCGCGGTTGACCCGCAGGCCCTGCTGCCGGGCTTCAAGGCGCATGTTCTGGAGATCGGGTTTGGCGCGTCCGAGCATCTGATCGGGCAGGCCGCGCGCGCATCCGATACCGGCTTTATCGGGATCGAGCCCTTCCTCAATGGCGTCGCCAAGGCGCTGACCGGCATTGAGGAGCACGGGCTTTCCAATGTTCGGGTGAAACGCGCCGATGCGCGCGACGAGATCGAACGCATGCCCGATGCCGCTTTTGACCGGGTGTTCCTGCTGTTTCCCGATCCGTGGCCGAAAAAGCGCCATGCCTTCCGGCGGTTTGTGCAGGCCGATACCGCGGCTCAGCTGTCGCGCATCCTGAAGCCGGGCGGGCGGCTGAGGGTGGCAACCGATGTGCGCGTCTATGCCGACTGGGCGCTGCCGCTATTGCTGGACGTGCCGGAGCTTCAATGGACGGCCGCTTGCGCCGATGACTGGCGTGTCGCGCCGGAAGATCACATCACGACGCGCTACCAGTCCAAGCATCTGGGCGATATCGACCCGGTCTTCATGGATTTCGAGCGTAAAGCCGCCTGA
- the metK gene encoding methionine adenosyltransferase, whose product MRSFVARSSYIFTSESVSEGHPDKVCDRISDTIVDLYLASDPVARVACETLTTTNRIVLAGEVRCANEVSGDAIEAAVRAAVKDIGYEQDGFHWETAAFSNYLHEQSADIAAGVDEGTGSYTEEGAGDQGIMFGFATDETPELMPAPILYSHQILKEMARLRKSGAVKQFEPDAKSQVSLRYENGQPVGVTSVVVSTQHTAGASLDEVRELVRPVVKSVLPEGWFPPEDEFYVNPTGKFVIGGPDGDAGLTGRKIIVDTYGGAAPHGGGAFSGKDPTKVDRSAAYAARYLAKNVVAAGLARKCTIQLAYAIGVAKPLAVYVDLHGTGNIDEAKLESVLPQLMNLSPRGIRTHLQLNKPIYARTAAYGHFGRTPDADGGFSWEKTDLVDQLKGLA is encoded by the coding sequence ATGAGGTCATTTGTGGCGCGTTCATCCTATATCTTTACCAGCGAGAGTGTTTCTGAGGGGCATCCCGACAAGGTATGCGACCGTATCTCCGACACGATCGTTGACCTCTATCTTGCCAGCGACCCGGTGGCGCGTGTGGCGTGCGAAACGCTGACCACCACCAACCGGATCGTGCTGGCTGGCGAGGTGCGCTGCGCCAATGAGGTGTCCGGTGACGCGATAGAGGCGGCCGTGCGCGCAGCGGTGAAGGATATCGGCTACGAGCAGGACGGCTTCCACTGGGAAACGGCGGCCTTCTCCAACTATCTTCACGAACAATCCGCCGACATCGCCGCCGGTGTGGATGAAGGCACAGGCTCCTATACCGAGGAAGGCGCAGGCGATCAGGGCATCATGTTCGGCTTTGCCACCGACGAGACGCCGGAACTGATGCCAGCCCCCATCCTCTATTCCCACCAGATCCTCAAAGAGATGGCCCGGCTGCGCAAATCCGGCGCGGTGAAACAGTTCGAGCCGGACGCCAAGTCGCAGGTGTCCCTGCGCTATGAGAACGGCCAGCCGGTTGGCGTCACCTCGGTGGTGGTCTCCACCCAGCACACTGCAGGCGCGTCTCTGGACGAGGTGCGCGAGCTGGTGCGCCCGGTGGTGAAATCGGTGCTGCCCGAGGGCTGGTTCCCGCCCGAGGACGAATTCTACGTGAACCCGACCGGCAAGTTCGTCATTGGCGGACCGGATGGCGATGCCGGCCTGACGGGCCGCAAGATCATCGTGGACACCTATGGCGGCGCGGCGCCCCATGGCGGCGGCGCGTTTTCGGGCAAGGATCCGACCAAGGTGGACCGCTCGGCAGCCTATGCCGCGCGCTATCTGGCCAAGAATGTCGTGGCAGCGGGGCTGGCGCGAAAGTGCACGATCCAGCTCGCATATGCTATCGGCGTGGCCAAGCCTCTGGCGGTCTATGTCGATCTGCACGGCACGGGCAATATCGATGAGGCAAAGCTGGAAAGCGTGCTGCCGCAGCTGATGAATCTGTCGCCGCGCGGCATCCGCACCCATCTTCAGCTGAACAAGCCGATCTATGCGCGCACGGCGGCCTATGGCCATTTCGGTCGCACGCCGGACGCTGATGGCGGCTTCTCCTGGGAGAAGACCGACCTTGTAGACCAGCTCAAGGGCCTTGCCTGA
- a CDS encoding helix-turn-helix domain-containing protein, with amino-acid sequence MPPNPREPNPIDRHVGSRVRLRRQMMEMSQEKLGEELGVTFQQVQKYERGANRIGAGRLWHLARVLEVPVSFFYDGATSTAQQPTGFAEGDQTPIVNDFLQSPDGVALAQAFSKITDPKVRRRVLELVRSLADSDQAGE; translated from the coding sequence ATGCCGCCCAACCCGCGAGAGCCCAATCCGATAGACCGTCATGTCGGTTCACGCGTCCGGCTGCGCCGGCAGATGATGGAAATGAGCCAGGAGAAGCTTGGCGAGGAGCTCGGCGTCACGTTCCAGCAGGTGCAAAAGTATGAGCGCGGGGCCAATCGCATCGGTGCCGGACGGCTCTGGCATCTGGCGCGGGTTCTCGAAGTGCCCGTCTCCTTCTTCTACGATGGCGCCACCAGCACGGCGCAGCAGCCCACCGGATTTGCCGAAGGCGACCAGACGCCGATCGTCAATGACTTCCTGCAATCGCCCGACGGCGTGGCGCTGGCACAGGCCTTTTCGAAAATCACCGACCCCAAGGTGCGCCGCCGTGTACTCGAGCTTGTCCGCTCGCTGGCCGACAGCGATCAGGCCGGCGAATAG